Proteins found in one Microbacterium sp. LWS13-1.2 genomic segment:
- a CDS encoding carbohydrate ABC transporter permease, with the protein MTPRNWLGRVLAFVVLAFFVVFFALPLAWLLLAPTKSPLALLTENPFSFGSLATLAENFRYLSEFQNGIVWTWLGNAAFYTGAALVLTLVVSIPAGYALALVDFKLRRALLIVTLVVMLIPNTALVLPIFLELSAVRLIGNPLAVILPFSFFPFGVYLAYIYFSTSVSRDLLDAARIDGAGEFRVFLGVAMPLAAPVIALVGFFNFVGNWNNYFLPFVTVPGRRSPIQVGLAELLSNVPLFNPTSAGSVTIELPTLALATIISVAPVLIIFLFSQRFLVEGMTAGGTKG; encoded by the coding sequence ATGACTCCACGGAACTGGCTCGGCCGTGTGCTCGCCTTCGTCGTACTGGCCTTCTTCGTCGTGTTTTTCGCATTGCCTCTCGCGTGGCTGCTGCTTGCGCCGACGAAGTCCCCCCTCGCGCTCCTGACAGAGAACCCCTTCTCGTTCGGATCGTTGGCAACGCTGGCGGAGAACTTCCGGTACCTCTCCGAGTTCCAGAACGGCATCGTCTGGACCTGGCTCGGCAATGCGGCGTTCTACACCGGTGCGGCACTCGTTCTCACCCTTGTCGTCAGCATCCCTGCCGGATACGCACTCGCCCTCGTGGATTTCAAACTGCGTCGGGCGCTGCTCATCGTCACGCTCGTCGTGATGTTGATCCCGAACACCGCCCTCGTGCTCCCGATCTTCCTCGAGTTGAGCGCCGTGCGGCTTATCGGGAACCCGCTGGCTGTCATCCTGCCGTTCTCGTTCTTCCCGTTCGGGGTGTATCTCGCGTACATCTACTTCTCCACGAGTGTGTCCCGAGACCTGCTGGATGCCGCGCGCATCGACGGCGCAGGCGAGTTCCGGGTGTTCTTGGGTGTCGCGATGCCCCTGGCGGCGCCTGTCATCGCTCTCGTCGGGTTCTTCAACTTCGTCGGCAACTGGAACAACTACTTCCTGCCGTTCGTCACGGTGCCTGGGCGACGTTCGCCGATCCAGGTGGGGCTTGCGGAGCTGCTCTCCAACGTGCCGCTGTTCAACCCGACGTCGGCGGGATCGGTGACGATCGAGCTTCCGACACTCGCGCTCGCCACGATAATTTCGGTTGCCCCGGTCCTCATCATCTTCCTCTTCTCCCAGCGTTTCCTCGTCGAAGGGATGACGGCCGGAGGGACGAAGGGATGA
- a CDS encoding SDR family NAD(P)-dependent oxidoreductase, with protein sequence MRTLQYTAPRNLVVADTERTPPAAGEVQIGVAFAGLCGTDLHIFHGDMDSRVTTPLVFGHEMSGVVTAIGPHAREWAVGDRVTVMPLPWDGVCPACRAGHEHICQNLDFIGIDSPDALQERWNMPASTVVRLPESMPLDVAALVEPVAVTVHDVRRSELTIGDRVVVIGGGPIGVLIASVARHKGAEVVVIEMDERRRSQISDLGFATIDPRVTDQAGWVEEWAQGAGADVVFEVPSQFALTQAVGTTMVERGRGKIIFTASLLSFQGGINVPGYTAAKSGVAGLTRALSNEWAAHGVNVNAIAPGYTATDNTAALQADADTILASPYCPASRLRPRSSKPDDWEFAR encoded by the coding sequence ATGCGTACATTGCAGTACACCGCCCCGCGCAATCTGGTCGTTGCGGACACGGAACGGACCCCACCCGCAGCGGGTGAAGTTCAGATCGGCGTGGCCTTCGCAGGACTATGCGGTACTGACCTTCACATCTTCCACGGTGACATGGACTCGCGCGTCACGACGCCCCTTGTCTTCGGCCACGAAATGAGCGGAGTCGTCACTGCTATCGGGCCGCATGCGCGGGAGTGGGCCGTCGGCGATCGGGTCACCGTCATGCCGCTGCCTTGGGACGGCGTGTGCCCGGCCTGCCGAGCGGGACACGAACACATCTGCCAGAACCTCGACTTCATCGGCATCGACTCCCCGGACGCCCTGCAGGAGCGGTGGAACATGCCGGCGTCGACCGTGGTGCGACTTCCCGAGTCCATGCCTCTCGACGTCGCTGCGCTCGTGGAGCCGGTCGCGGTGACCGTTCATGACGTCCGCAGGTCTGAACTCACGATCGGCGACCGGGTCGTCGTCATCGGGGGCGGTCCGATCGGCGTCCTCATCGCGAGCGTTGCGCGCCATAAAGGCGCCGAGGTCGTCGTCATCGAAATGGACGAGCGTCGCAGGTCGCAGATCTCCGACCTCGGCTTCGCGACCATCGATCCCCGCGTGACCGATCAAGCCGGGTGGGTCGAGGAGTGGGCCCAAGGCGCGGGCGCGGACGTCGTGTTCGAGGTTCCAAGCCAGTTCGCGCTCACCCAAGCCGTCGGTACGACGATGGTGGAGAGAGGGCGAGGGAAAATCATCTTCACCGCCTCGCTTCTGAGCTTCCAGGGCGGCATCAACGTGCCCGGCTACACCGCAGCGAAGTCCGGTGTCGCGGGATTGACGAGGGCGCTCTCGAACGAGTGGGCGGCGCACGGCGTGAATGTCAACGCGATCGCACCGGGATACACCGCGACCGACAACACCGCGGCACTGCAGGCCGACGCGGACACGATCTTGGCATCACCGTATTGCCCGGCGTCGCGACTGCGACCGAGGTCCAGCAAGCCAGACGATTGGGAATTCGCACGGTGA
- a CDS encoding alginate lyase family protein codes for MSLAAAFRGGGAIASKEMRDMQKLIRILGVGLAASLIGAPAFATPAVASQEKFAWSTKYEAEDAIELRGEVHRSDGIADQPAEMTSPLTGYSGRGFLDFADPVPSAAWQGSIPAGTVGAKYVIDVPRAGNYRLKFVYNNPGTKWAGSRNVRDERNMRINVNGPDYLGAEGWVGWMIFSVSGYNSSAEPGATQTPATIGQNTVWNTNYMNAPLQQGKNDLRMSIEAPPGQGVYDGPNLDYIEVEWIDDRYPVSEDVPVKKDAFTHPGIYQTADNLTALKTAIGWQASVWAGGYAQLASSNLASFNYSRPDGYYEVVERGPYNNPNRGASQFTNDATAVHYNALQWYLTGDARHARKAIELLNGWSAALKSVVNNDAKLLVAMSGRHFVSGAEILKHVYNVDPTVPAADRWQAADIERFDSLVRNVFYEGTVAGYYPQANGNWDALITGANMAFGVYLDDHEIFNEALRQFYRGDVVPGSASMGSLANYIYPTGESQESSRDVGHWGMGLEGLGYSAEISLNQGLDIFGAYDSRLLNGANYFGTYNLSNTGLPVASETFVSDRGRGTVSTPLFEILANYYTGHPASHDLTTVERVLHEKFRSGSRLIDTLVFQDAPSDKVRPVVSLVSPATHGPSATAQIHIDATDDRGLARVIAEIYKDGKLVSSTETPANGETSATHQADIALPDGQYILKYRAEDVAGNSAHAGTFGFKIRASGSA; via the coding sequence GTGTCACTGGCCGCGGCGTTCCGTGGTGGCGGTGCGATTGCCTCAAAGGAGATGCGGGATATGCAGAAGCTCATACGAATCCTCGGCGTCGGCCTCGCCGCAAGCCTCATCGGGGCGCCCGCCTTTGCTACCCCGGCGGTCGCCTCACAAGAGAAGTTCGCCTGGAGCACGAAATACGAAGCGGAAGACGCCATCGAACTTCGAGGTGAGGTGCACCGCAGCGATGGCATCGCCGATCAGCCCGCCGAGATGACCAGTCCGCTCACCGGGTATTCCGGCCGCGGATTCCTGGACTTCGCCGACCCCGTGCCCTCGGCGGCATGGCAAGGATCGATTCCCGCCGGAACGGTGGGCGCCAAATACGTCATCGACGTCCCGCGAGCCGGCAACTACCGCTTGAAGTTCGTCTATAACAACCCCGGTACGAAGTGGGCCGGCAGCCGTAACGTGCGGGATGAACGCAACATGCGGATCAACGTCAACGGCCCCGACTACCTGGGTGCGGAAGGCTGGGTCGGTTGGATGATCTTCTCCGTCTCGGGATACAACTCCAGCGCGGAGCCGGGGGCTACGCAGACACCGGCCACGATCGGTCAGAACACTGTATGGAACACCAATTACATGAACGCTCCGCTGCAGCAGGGCAAGAATGACTTGCGGATGTCGATCGAGGCCCCTCCCGGACAGGGCGTGTACGACGGGCCCAACCTGGACTACATCGAGGTCGAGTGGATCGATGATCGATATCCCGTTTCGGAAGACGTGCCTGTGAAGAAGGATGCGTTCACCCATCCGGGGATCTACCAGACGGCTGACAACCTGACGGCTCTCAAGACGGCTATCGGCTGGCAAGCGTCGGTGTGGGCCGGCGGATATGCTCAGTTGGCCTCATCGAACCTCGCATCGTTCAATTATTCGCGCCCGGACGGCTACTACGAGGTGGTCGAGCGCGGACCGTACAACAACCCGAACCGCGGCGCGAGCCAGTTCACGAACGATGCGACAGCGGTCCACTACAACGCGCTGCAGTGGTATCTGACCGGCGACGCAAGGCACGCGCGCAAGGCGATTGAGTTGCTTAACGGGTGGTCGGCCGCGCTCAAGTCCGTTGTCAACAACGATGCCAAGCTACTCGTTGCCATGAGCGGTCGGCATTTCGTCTCGGGTGCGGAGATTCTCAAGCACGTGTACAACGTCGATCCGACGGTCCCCGCCGCCGACCGATGGCAGGCCGCCGACATCGAACGGTTCGACTCTCTCGTGAGGAATGTCTTCTACGAGGGCACCGTCGCGGGTTACTATCCGCAGGCCAATGGAAACTGGGACGCTCTCATCACCGGTGCCAACATGGCATTCGGCGTATACCTGGACGACCACGAGATCTTCAACGAAGCGCTGCGCCAGTTCTACCGGGGTGACGTCGTCCCCGGTTCCGCTTCGATGGGGTCGCTCGCGAACTACATCTACCCGACCGGCGAGAGCCAGGAGTCCAGCCGAGACGTCGGTCACTGGGGCATGGGTCTCGAAGGGCTCGGTTACTCGGCGGAGATCTCGCTGAACCAGGGACTTGACATCTTCGGTGCGTACGACTCTCGCCTGCTGAACGGCGCGAACTACTTCGGGACGTACAACCTCAGCAACACGGGTCTGCCGGTCGCCTCCGAAACGTTCGTGTCCGACCGCGGTCGCGGCACGGTGTCCACCCCCCTCTTCGAGATCCTTGCGAACTACTACACGGGTCATCCGGCTTCGCATGATCTCACCACCGTTGAACGGGTGCTCCACGAGAAGTTCCGATCCGGGAGCCGTCTCATTGACACTCTCGTCTTTCAGGACGCGCCCTCCGACAAGGTGCGGCCCGTCGTCTCCCTGGTGTCACCCGCGACGCACGGCCCGTCCGCGACCGCGCAGATCCACATCGACGCCACAGACGACAGGGGACTTGCGCGCGTGATCGCAGAGATCTACAAGGACGGCAAGCTGGTGAGCAGCACCGAGACGCCGGCCAACGGGGAGACAAGTGCTACGCATCAAGCGGATATCGCGTTGCCTGACGGTCAATACATCCTGAAGTACCGAGCGGAGGACGTGGCCGGCAACAGCGCGCATGCAGGTACGTTCGGATTCAAGATACGCGCCAGCGGATCGGCGTGA
- a CDS encoding DNRLRE domain-containing protein translates to MATAPGAAAHAARRLIAVAATLLLLASGVVVGSAETSNAATVTSVVIDEALVRQSNPTTTYGDTETLIVRNDVESYIRLDLTKIQAEDLASVQLNLHKTNSANKIVISQASEYVTEAGVETSTTWNESNLTWAGKPLDLAGTRSVTVDAPAGVVGLTVTATSLITEAKARGAEALTLHLTTTGTVGTDVYSTRAADATLRPVVDVVYGIAEQMIKDNAWVRITAPDTNYGTAQNLVVGKGGHTYIRLDISQLDPATLNSVVLNFTKYNNGANIIATRASEFTSSVGIASTTPWAETSVTYNARPLDVPNSPVIITAVPNGTSGVALDIAPLVQAAKAEDADAVTVHLTTDRVEDQLISGTDIYSTRATNPMYTPWVKVTRTTDEAPVDYPVAQRFGDYPANGRAAQDVVRISNANGLYLQADDQTGRVTLTADKAVATSFAIYGYDYTASEYQGTGGGQQTTYALRSLSNGKFLTIQNYSGGKGRPYYAKSDSNYVVAATADAVRWNERFSIKSYPESGRYTISSHLNALRDGAEASTFPLRVTDAGAHVRPGDFATHYLAFESVDAANLLEVQQRVTGTSAQLSWVPVNDDPDASHYIVEGATVSHVDGLMTATVGNLTAGSHELTVIYSGGEEPVEDVIEVRVFNHPGVSLTTKQLDSMREHVAAKEEPWYSDYLRMKNTVPNSIASLDFNVVAHAGVGRGSPEGSGNIRDYEWASAAAYFHALQWVITGDVRHADKVVEILNAWSGTLTQIDGRDQILGAGLGTLKLINAAEIVRYYDGGYPGYSDADFAAFQSLMLDVVYPVIQDAGAPMNANGNWDGAAMVTVEAIGVVTDNATIYDEAVAMYESPFINGSIENYVTDWGQTAESARDQAHAMLGLGLLGDFSAIAYNQGLNLWERDDNKLARAFNWVAEYNLFRGEGTLRAEPVPNVFGRTDANAYWDEMEEQAILRGQSRPIFETALAYYSTVDGVDVTWMKRAAEAMRPEGFIHFDNLNFSTLTSYNGAPTEAAAPYFQLRTMLTPWYQRTWSEVTRWGSVPQSSRALTDGGVLPAEYTTETLASYFAVGADGTVAVGSRHAEAPFFRLVTNDDGTSSIQEVATGRFLGVTPTVVNGENVITASALVVGDAEKFVLRSTGVGRSYLVHGGRLVKIAIDGSVDAPRDATLSLRLSTKPETVSTATTPENALLFSYDVRNEVDRAGVQAHDSILVAGDSWNPVANVDSATNYQGTPVEDLSTVQTTGTVDPSTAGQYAVTYHSGTATKAVTVTVVAATTPSVSMISRGGTVSRAVPVKVAGTADAGNSGWSAAGAIVHVELRDGAGAVVASQNAAVTDGTWATAFSLASTPGGAYVIAAVASSRSGGDATATSGLKLKVPGPTTAPWRHAAVQ, encoded by the coding sequence GTGGCGACCGCCCCGGGCGCCGCCGCTCACGCCGCCCGGCGACTCATCGCAGTGGCAGCGACACTACTTCTGCTCGCCAGCGGGGTCGTCGTCGGGTCGGCCGAAACCAGCAATGCCGCGACGGTGACGAGTGTCGTCATCGACGAGGCTCTGGTGCGACAGTCGAACCCGACGACGACGTACGGCGACACCGAGACGTTGATCGTCCGCAACGACGTCGAGAGCTACATCCGACTCGACCTGACGAAGATCCAGGCGGAAGACCTCGCGTCCGTGCAACTGAACCTGCACAAGACGAACAGTGCCAACAAGATCGTCATCTCGCAGGCTAGCGAGTATGTCACCGAGGCCGGCGTGGAGACCTCGACGACGTGGAACGAGAGCAACCTCACGTGGGCTGGGAAGCCGCTGGATCTCGCGGGCACCCGATCCGTTACAGTCGACGCGCCCGCCGGAGTCGTTGGTCTCACGGTCACCGCCACCTCCCTGATCACCGAAGCGAAGGCTCGCGGCGCCGAAGCGCTCACGCTGCACTTGACGACCACGGGAACCGTCGGCACCGACGTCTACTCGACCCGTGCCGCTGATGCGACGCTGCGCCCCGTCGTCGACGTGGTCTACGGCATCGCTGAACAGATGATCAAAGACAACGCGTGGGTACGGATTACCGCGCCCGACACCAACTACGGCACTGCGCAGAACCTTGTCGTCGGCAAGGGCGGGCACACCTATATTCGGCTGGACATCTCCCAGCTCGACCCAGCGACTCTGAACTCGGTGGTCCTCAACTTCACCAAGTACAACAACGGGGCCAACATCATCGCCACCCGGGCGAGCGAGTTCACCAGCAGTGTCGGCATTGCCTCCACCACCCCGTGGGCGGAGACGAGCGTGACGTACAACGCGCGTCCGTTGGACGTGCCCAACTCGCCCGTCATCATCACGGCCGTGCCCAACGGCACCTCCGGCGTCGCGCTCGATATCGCGCCGCTGGTCCAGGCGGCCAAGGCTGAAGACGCCGACGCGGTCACCGTGCACCTGACTACGGACAGGGTGGAGGACCAGCTGATCTCCGGCACCGACATCTACTCCACGCGCGCAACCAACCCGATGTACACCCCCTGGGTCAAGGTGACCCGCACGACCGACGAGGCCCCGGTCGACTACCCCGTCGCACAACGCTTCGGCGACTACCCCGCCAATGGCCGTGCCGCCCAGGACGTGGTGCGCATCTCCAACGCAAACGGTCTCTACCTGCAGGCCGACGACCAAACCGGACGGGTGACACTCACCGCCGACAAGGCTGTGGCCACGTCGTTCGCGATCTACGGATACGACTACACAGCCTCGGAGTACCAGGGCACGGGCGGTGGCCAGCAGACCACCTACGCGCTCAGGAGCCTGTCCAACGGCAAGTTCCTGACCATCCAGAATTACAGCGGCGGCAAGGGCCGTCCGTACTACGCGAAGTCCGACTCGAACTACGTCGTCGCCGCGACCGCTGACGCCGTGAGGTGGAATGAGCGCTTCTCCATCAAGTCCTACCCGGAGTCCGGCAGGTACACGATCAGCAGCCACTTGAACGCATTGCGCGACGGCGCCGAGGCGTCGACCTTCCCGCTGCGAGTAACCGATGCCGGCGCGCACGTGAGGCCAGGAGACTTCGCCACCCACTACCTCGCCTTCGAATCCGTCGACGCCGCGAACCTCCTCGAGGTGCAGCAGCGCGTGACCGGAACGAGCGCTCAGCTCAGTTGGGTTCCCGTCAACGACGACCCCGATGCATCGCACTACATCGTGGAGGGCGCGACCGTGTCGCACGTCGACGGTTTGATGACGGCGACCGTCGGGAACCTGACGGCCGGGTCGCACGAGCTCACCGTCATCTACTCGGGCGGTGAGGAGCCGGTCGAGGACGTCATCGAGGTGCGGGTATTCAATCACCCGGGCGTCTCGCTCACCACGAAGCAGCTGGACTCGATGCGTGAGCATGTGGCTGCGAAGGAGGAGCCCTGGTACTCGGACTACCTGCGAATGAAGAACACCGTGCCGAACTCCATCGCGTCGCTGGACTTCAACGTCGTCGCACACGCAGGCGTCGGCCGGGGATCACCGGAGGGCTCCGGCAACATCCGCGACTACGAGTGGGCGAGTGCGGCCGCGTACTTCCATGCTCTGCAGTGGGTGATCACCGGTGACGTCCGTCACGCGGACAAGGTCGTCGAGATCCTCAACGCATGGTCGGGAACACTCACCCAGATCGATGGGCGCGATCAGATCCTCGGGGCGGGTCTGGGAACCCTGAAGCTGATCAACGCCGCCGAGATCGTGCGCTACTACGACGGCGGATACCCCGGCTACAGCGACGCCGACTTCGCGGCGTTCCAGTCACTGATGCTCGACGTGGTCTACCCGGTCATCCAGGACGCCGGCGCGCCGATGAACGCCAACGGCAATTGGGACGGAGCAGCGATGGTCACCGTTGAGGCGATCGGCGTGGTGACCGACAACGCGACCATCTACGACGAGGCCGTCGCGATGTACGAGAGCCCATTCATCAATGGCTCGATCGAGAACTACGTGACCGACTGGGGTCAGACCGCGGAGTCGGCGCGCGACCAGGCGCATGCCATGCTCGGGCTGGGTCTGCTGGGAGACTTCAGCGCGATCGCATACAACCAGGGGCTGAATCTCTGGGAACGGGACGACAACAAACTGGCTCGCGCGTTCAACTGGGTCGCCGAGTACAACCTGTTCCGTGGAGAAGGAACCCTCCGGGCGGAACCGGTCCCCAATGTGTTCGGCCGCACCGACGCCAACGCGTACTGGGACGAGATGGAAGAGCAGGCCATTCTGCGCGGGCAGTCGCGCCCGATCTTCGAAACCGCTCTGGCGTACTATTCCACCGTCGACGGCGTTGACGTGACCTGGATGAAGCGCGCGGCGGAGGCGATGCGTCCCGAAGGCTTCATCCACTTCGACAACCTCAACTTCAGCACGCTGACCTCGTACAACGGTGCACCGACCGAGGCCGCGGCGCCCTATTTCCAGCTGCGCACCATGCTCACTCCCTGGTACCAGCGCACCTGGAGCGAGGTGACGAGGTGGGGCTCCGTTCCACAGAGCTCCCGCGCACTCACGGACGGCGGTGTGCTGCCGGCGGAGTACACCACCGAGACTCTCGCGTCGTACTTCGCCGTGGGAGCGGATGGAACCGTCGCCGTTGGCAGCCGGCATGCCGAGGCGCCGTTCTTCCGGCTGGTGACCAACGATGACGGCACCAGCTCCATCCAGGAGGTCGCAACTGGACGCTTCCTCGGTGTGACGCCCACCGTCGTGAACGGCGAGAATGTGATCACCGCATCGGCTCTCGTCGTGGGCGACGCTGAGAAGTTCGTGCTACGCAGCACCGGGGTCGGACGGTCCTACCTGGTGCATGGCGGGAGGCTGGTGAAGATCGCCATCGACGGGTCGGTGGACGCCCCGCGAGACGCCACTCTCTCGCTGCGGCTGAGTACCAAGCCGGAGACGGTCAGCACCGCCACGACGCCCGAGAACGCGCTGCTGTTCTCGTACGACGTCCGCAACGAGGTCGATCGGGCCGGCGTGCAAGCCCACGACTCGATCCTGGTCGCGGGCGACTCCTGGAACCCCGTCGCCAACGTCGACAGCGCCACGAACTATCAAGGCACCCCGGTCGAGGACCTATCGACGGTCCAGACCACCGGCACCGTCGACCCCTCCACGGCCGGGCAGTACGCGGTGACCTACCACTCGGGCACCGCCACGAAGGCCGTCACCGTGACGGTTGTCGCTGCCACGACCCCCTCGGTTTCCATGATCTCTCGCGGCGGCACTGTCAGCCGCGCGGTGCCGGTGAAGGTCGCCGGCACCGCGGACGCGGGCAACAGCGGATGGAGCGCGGCAGGCGCCATCGTCCATGTCGAGCTGCGAGACGGCGCCGGCGCAGTCGTGGCGTCGCAGAATGCGGCCGTGACGGATGGCACATGGGCGACGGCCTTCTCTCTCGCCTCCACGCCGGGCGGGGCGTACGTGATCGCTGCAGTCGCCTCGTCGCGCAGCGGCGGGGATGCGACAGCGACCTCGGGTCTGAAGCTGAAGGTGCCAGGTCCGACCACTGCCCCCTGGCGCCACGCCGCTGTCCAGTGA
- a CDS encoding L-rhamnose mutarotase, which translates to MISRRFGMVCRMRPEKRTEYLALHGAVWPGVEKTITQCGIRNFTIFVIDDVLFGYYEYVGDDYDADQRKMAADPVTQEWWSRTAPCQTPFTDDADVPNWQILDEAWHLD; encoded by the coding sequence ATGATCTCGCGCCGCTTCGGCATGGTCTGCCGCATGAGGCCCGAGAAGCGAACCGAGTACCTCGCTCTCCACGGTGCGGTGTGGCCAGGAGTGGAGAAGACGATCACGCAGTGCGGTATCCGCAACTTCACCATCTTTGTCATCGACGACGTGCTGTTCGGCTACTACGAGTACGTGGGCGACGACTACGACGCCGACCAGCGCAAGATGGCGGCGGATCCGGTGACGCAGGAGTGGTGGTCGCGCACGGCGCCGTGTCAGACCCCTTTCACAGACGACGCCGACGTCCCGAACTGGCAGATTCTCGACGAGGCCTGGCACCTCGACTGA
- a CDS encoding sugar ABC transporter permease, translated as MGYVFSSGYAVLLVTFGLIPTLYAIFLAFTSNGAFAGIDNFVKVFNDYRFWPAVQHVGIYLVIWLTVQTIFVVLLALFVHSLGQRWLSSSTRFVYYIPGALAGASSVMLWLFLLDPSVSPVSFLLRALGFESFVQTMSIENLPVIFTVIAFWTGAGGWIVIMYGALNNISPEVIEAARVDGANAVRTAWHIQLPLMRKWISYMGIMTLAAGTQLFVEPRVLSQASKGVVPADYSLNQLAYLYAFRQNDFSGSAAISLVLLAVALGLAAFFVFRGGLFERE; from the coding sequence ATGGGGTACGTGTTCAGCAGCGGTTACGCCGTGCTGCTCGTCACGTTCGGACTGATCCCGACCCTCTACGCGATCTTCCTCGCGTTCACCAGCAACGGCGCCTTCGCAGGCATCGACAACTTCGTCAAGGTCTTCAACGACTATCGATTCTGGCCGGCCGTACAGCACGTCGGGATCTACCTTGTCATCTGGCTGACGGTGCAGACGATCTTCGTCGTCCTACTCGCGCTCTTTGTCCATTCTCTTGGCCAGCGGTGGCTGTCGTCGTCCACGCGCTTCGTCTACTACATCCCTGGAGCTCTCGCAGGAGCCTCCAGCGTCATGCTGTGGTTGTTTCTGCTCGACCCGTCGGTGAGCCCCGTTTCGTTCCTGCTGCGGGCGCTCGGGTTCGAGTCGTTCGTGCAGACGATGTCAATCGAGAACCTGCCGGTGATCTTCACGGTCATCGCGTTCTGGACTGGCGCGGGAGGGTGGATCGTCATCATGTACGGCGCGCTCAACAACATCAGTCCCGAGGTCATCGAGGCCGCGCGCGTCGACGGCGCCAATGCCGTCCGAACGGCCTGGCACATACAGCTGCCGCTCATGCGCAAGTGGATCTCGTATATGGGAATCATGACGCTTGCCGCCGGCACCCAGCTCTTCGTCGAGCCGCGCGTGCTGTCGCAGGCTAGCAAGGGAGTCGTGCCCGCCGACTACTCGCTCAACCAGCTTGCGTACCTCTACGCGTTCCGGCAGAACGACTTCAGCGGCTCCGCCGCCATATCGCTCGTACTGCTCGCCGTCGCTCTCGGGCTGGCCGCATTCTTTGTCTTCCGTGGAGGTCTCTTTGAACGCGAATAG
- a CDS encoding carbohydrate ABC transporter substrate-binding protein, with protein sequence MASQHRRLSRLARSVALTTSVAAVVALTACSGGSGGGTDNSALGFTPAEQDPDSAITVWVDASREAAVDAFRTAHPEVEVNVETYDGNASGSGSLQTRIALFDQAGEGWPDVVFSTQNNDASWAAKENAGAQPFAAPVNEGWFDDDFLGGFTPGSLDPLTIDGTVYGLRNDLAQSVFWYDQTLFNEFGYEIPTTWEEYQDLSDQLAAEHPGYILGSVGDAFLGMMVYYWGAQAPVFQLDGDTFSSDFDAENSQQMTDLIDHMVANGTLATDSVFGADFVQKYSGKVLGMPGPVWFTGAIFQNPDSLNIPAGQLGAGTPLHWDGQEIGTGNVGGGTWLASSHTRNLDATKTFMEFVTSADDYQVELAPGYPAYQAAAEKWVANQASGGYFVGDFAQTIVDAAGQVWSGWGYPSFSAETAYSKFVLPALAAGQTVASVVPEWQKEMENEAQVQGYTIG encoded by the coding sequence ATGGCATCACAGCATCGCCGCCTCTCCCGTCTCGCCCGATCAGTCGCGCTCACCACGTCAGTGGCGGCCGTGGTCGCCCTCACCGCGTGCTCGGGCGGTTCCGGTGGCGGCACCGATAACTCCGCGCTCGGTTTCACTCCTGCAGAGCAGGATCCAGACAGTGCGATCACCGTCTGGGTGGACGCCTCTCGCGAGGCCGCCGTCGACGCCTTCCGCACAGCTCACCCCGAGGTCGAGGTCAACGTCGAGACCTACGACGGTAACGCGAGCGGTTCGGGAAGCCTGCAGACCCGGATCGCCCTGTTCGACCAGGCCGGCGAGGGCTGGCCAGACGTCGTCTTCTCGACGCAGAACAACGACGCGTCATGGGCAGCGAAGGAGAACGCGGGCGCACAGCCGTTCGCAGCCCCGGTCAACGAGGGATGGTTCGACGACGACTTCCTGGGCGGCTTCACTCCCGGTTCGCTCGACCCGTTGACCATCGACGGCACCGTGTACGGGCTCCGCAACGATCTCGCGCAGTCGGTGTTCTGGTACGACCAGACATTGTTCAACGAGTTCGGCTACGAGATCCCGACGACGTGGGAGGAGTACCAGGATCTCAGCGATCAGCTCGCAGCTGAGCACCCGGGATACATCCTCGGTTCTGTCGGCGACGCGTTTCTCGGCATGATGGTCTACTACTGGGGTGCGCAGGCTCCGGTGTTCCAGCTAGACGGTGACACCTTCAGCAGCGACTTCGATGCAGAGAACTCCCAGCAGATGACCGATCTCATCGACCACATGGTCGCAAACGGCACTCTCGCGACCGACAGCGTCTTCGGAGCCGACTTCGTCCAGAAGTACAGCGGCAAGGTGCTCGGTATGCCCGGCCCGGTGTGGTTCACCGGCGCGATCTTCCAGAACCCCGATAGTCTCAACATCCCCGCAGGCCAGCTCGGCGCCGGCACGCCCCTGCACTGGGATGGCCAGGAGATCGGCACGGGCAACGTGGGCGGTGGGACGTGGCTCGCGTCCAGTCACACCCGGAACCTCGATGCGACGAAGACCTTCATGGAGTTCGTCACGAGCGCCGATGACTATCAGGTGGAACTCGCACCCGGGTATCCCGCCTACCAGGCGGCCGCGGAGAAGTGGGTCGCCAACCAGGCGAGCGGCGGCTACTTCGTCGGCGACTTCGCGCAGACCATCGTCGACGCCGCAGGCCAGGTGTGGAGTGGTTGGGGATACCCCAGCTTCAGTGCCGAGACGGCGTACTCCAAGTTCGTTCTGCCGGCGCTGGCCGCTGGCCAGACCGTGGCGTCCGTCGTCCCGGAATGGCAGAAGGAGATGGAGAACGAGGCACAGGTCCAGGGATACACGATCGGCTGA